The DNA segment TTGGACTTTATGAAATGAAttaatattcaaactcaaataTAAGGTGGAGTGTTGAGAATACACCTAAAGATTCAAATAAATCTAAACTTAATGACTTAAAAACTTTTGAATTTAGAGCTAATCACCGTTACATTAATTCTCTTGCAGAATTGAAATGGAAGAAGTTAAAGTTGATCGCGAGTCAAAAGAGAATgcttttgagatttttaaaGAGTTCATGGCTAGGTAATTTCGCCTCATTTTTTCCCttagttttataagataacaccGAACGAAGAGTTTGCTGCCATTTCTCAATTGCTTTTTAAGATTTTTCAGCAAAGCCTTTGGATTGTTTCGGCCCCTGGTTGGTGTGTTAATTGCCACAAGGACAATGAGTGATAGGACCCAAACAATATATCATCAATCTACTGGGATCCTCTTCAAGACAATCAATCAAATTATTGTACTCCAAAATACCACaaataaatactaaataatCATCAAGCAATCAATTAATAATGGATAGCAATAAGCCATAAAATTTTGGAAGACTAAAAACAAAGAGCTCACACACGAATTCGACGTGGAAAACCCTTCCGATGTAAAGAATAAAAACCATGGGACTTGTGAGGAATCTACCCTTGTTAACttctcttattatgataaaTTTGAGGAAAAAGAATCCAAATCAGTCATACAAATATTCACTACCCACCAATACTTTTACATGTAAGAGATCAACACTTGAGTGATAGAATGAAAAACCAGTCAGTTTTACAGATTCAGTTCAGCAGCGATTACGGACAAACCAGagtcaaaatgaaactctatgtGTTCCCAACAGACTAACCAAATTCTGGCCTTCTGCTTATATCATCATTGTGTGAAATTAACGCTTTAACCCTAAATGCattcctcttttattttctttgttttgtagcatttttttttcgtttttctaagtttcttcttcttcatttttcctttttttttttacgattCTTTTTTCCGCTTTTTTTCCCTACATTTCatcttccattttattttttttttgttcttttttatgcattatttttttcccattttttctatgtttcttcttcttctactactttttttctttttttcgttTCTTTGCATTGAGCATCAAACATGGAGTATGAGCATTAGAACATCGAGCATTGAGCATCAAGCAAATTTCTAAATTGAGCATAGAATGTACAAAATAGACCATAAAGTGTTGAGGATTGAGTAGCATGTAGCTAGTATATAGCATAGAACATataacataaaacataaaacatagaGCGTAAAGCATTAAGTATCAAGGATCGAGTAGCATGTAGCTAGTATATAATATAGAGCGTAGGGCATCAAGCATCAAGTATAGaagatcgaggatcgagtatcaAATATCAACAAAACTTATAAATCACAATGTACGGATGGTTTTCTAATCGAAGGAGAATGCAAGCAAAATGCTACTTTtcattccattaaaaaaaaaaaaaaaaaacttttttcagGGCCacgcttaaaaaaaaaatcataatcttctttttctctcgCCCTCAATTAGCACCGCCGCCAGTGAGTCGGTCTTCCGGCTGTCGCCCGCCTTCCATCGCCGGCCAATCTCCCGTCTCCGACGGTTGCAGCGACACCGGGGTGTGGGTTTCTATTTCTCTCGCTTTcgtcttctctctctctctcggcACTGGCGCTCTCTGTAGGTTACTGCTTGCAGCTGCTACCGCGCCGCCGCCCTTGAACGTCTCCGGTCACATTCGCCGCCGCTTCAAGTGTTGTGCCAAAGTAAGGTTTTGGGCTCGTTCGAGTTTTCTTAGTTGATTTTGAATACCATTAAGTTTTTGGCCTGAAATTTATTTACCCATGATGCTTTGGTCTTAGAAAGTCGAGTCGTTGGACTTTATGAAATGAATTAATATTCAAATCCAAATATAAGGTGGAGTGTTGAGAATACATCTAAAGATTCAGATAAACCTCAACTTAATGACTTAAAACTTTTGGATTTAGAGTGATTTAACATCTCTACATTAATTCTCTTGCAGAATTGAGATGGAAGAAGTTAAATTTGATCTCGACTCAAAAGAGAagatttttgagatttttaaaGAGTTCATGGCTAGGTAATTTAGACCCATTTTTTCACttagttttataagataacactGAACGAAGAGTCTGCTGCCATTTCTCAATTGCTTTTAAAGATCTTTCAGGAAAGAAAATTGTCAACTCTGTACTTATTGGTATATTGGCTGGTTTAGAAGATCTTATCTGTAATCAGTTCAGATTACTCAAACTTATGTCATGTTGCTTCACATAATAAGGAACCTCTTGTGCATGACTTAGCTTTGTACAgcctttttcttattttgttcgaCTTGATTGGAATTAAACGTTTAATATCATTAATTTTCTAGTGTTGCAAAGCTTGAGGAATTGGGAACCTTAGGAAGTCAGTTGCTTTCTGGCATTCAGCAAGGGCTTGGTTTGTGTCCTGCATCTGATATAGTTCTTGACATTTCTTCTACTGTTTGGATGAAGTGTTGTGTAGTGATTTGTTTTAACCCTTGCAGAGCTTCTTCGGCGACCTGCGATAAATAGAACATCAAAGTTGATTGAGAATGTCATTGAAACGAACAATACGGAGAGTCTTAGATCATACATTGAGGCtggatgcatcaatactcaTGATGCCGTGCAAAGTACAAAGAAGTGTATGTTTAACTTTAAGTTTGTTGTAAATTCAATGCTTGTATTGGTGAAGTTGTTGTCTTGTGTTTTACAAATAAGTGAAAGGGTAGTCTCAATTTTCTTCACATTCCTGTCCTTCTGTATCTCAGAATGTGTTATTTCCATTAGATGCATCCATTACTTCGTAATTAAACAATAGCTTAAAGTGATATAGTTTGCTCTTTACTTTTCCTTTTATTTGTCATTGATGCCCCGTTATCTTCCTTATCCATTTTTGTGGTCTAACTACAATTTCTTTTTCACATATGTAGTGCATTCATGTCGGGTTGGACTGGATGATCatttaaaaaaaggtaaataaaaATTCTCTATCAAGGTTGAAACTGTTGCTATCTATTACATTCTGTAACCATATATGTTTTGTAACGATAACTTCACATATTTGTTCTTGATTTCGGTATGCCTTGCACAGCTTTTGTGGAAATTCTTTGGCCCTATGTTCTGTTGCACATTCTTTTCCTCTTTGTTGTTAACGAGACTTATTCTCATAGAAAGATATTTTCTTGTTCGGCATCATGTATGGTAGTACTTTGGGTACATTATCTTTATCTCATATTGATATCTAATTATTCCATGGGAACAAACAGCAAGGAGCATAATTGACAAACTCGAGCGCCTACTCAATGATGTAAATATTGCACTGGAAACTGAAAATCCCCCATGCAGTTCAACAGTGTCAGATGAAGATCTAGAATTcaatgaagatgaagcaactgTTCCTAATAAGGCAAACTGCAACTTCCATTTTCTTTATGTTTTCTGTAAagctttataattatttttcctttaaatttttgTATATTGTTACTTGGATGTTGAAATTGGAGTTTTTTGTACGATGACCCTTTCACGGGCACTTTTCTGATTGATGACCCACCCCTACAAACATATGGAATCTAATCTTTGAGAGAGGCATATTGATTCGTTCTATAGATGAAACATTTGTGTGTCTCATTCCTAATAAGGAGAATGCTAGTAGGGTGAAGAAGTTTAGACCCATCAATCTTATCACTAGTGTCTATAAGATTCTGGCTAAGGTTCTTGCTAATCGTCTCAAGAGAGTGCTCTATTCGACTATTGCTAAGTTGTAGGGAGCTTTCTGTAAGGCCACAAATTATCTACACTTACAAAAgaaggggtaaaaagggaaatGATCTAAATCCAAAGAAGACAAGGAAAAGAATGTGGGAGGAAAAGGAGAGGGGGACCACGAGGTCGTTATAAGGGACAGGGATCGTACGGGAGAAGGCAGGAAGGATGTGCTTGAAAGCTGTGTAGGCTTTGGTGAGGAGAGAAGTGCCCAGCTCTCTCTAAGGTGCTGGGGAGGTCCTTGTTGTATTTCTTCTTTTAGGTCAGCAGACGAGAGATATTTTGGGGAGAGTGTTGGTATAGTTTGGGGAGTGATTGTTAGAGGAGGTTGCGGAATGTTCTTTGAGAGGCCAAAAGAAGAAGTTGATAGATAAATAAAGAGCAAAGGATCTTTGTGTTTCTTCATTATTCtcttctctctgttttttttttttttgtggtggTTGTTAGTTTTTCTGTGTGCAGGGAACGAGAAGCttacaagtggtatcagagtcgCTTCATCCTAGGGCGTACCGCGCGATGGCTCAGAAACAAATAGAAGAAAGGATGGAAAAGAATGAGAGAGAAGTCTCCAAAATGAAGGAAATGTTGCTAGGGCTTTGCAAAAATATAGAGAAGCTGACAGAGGAGATGAGGGAGGTAATGCCGCTCGGAAAGCCGAAGAGTCGGGTGCATCTGATGGTCAAAGGATGAAATGAAGGGAAGGTAGATGAAGCCGATTTAACCCCCAGCAATTGGCAGGGAGGGGGATCCGACAAGGCAAATACAAAAGGTTAGAAACACCTGTTTTCACTGGAGAGAACCCGGAATCGTGGGTGTACAGGGAAGAGCACTACTTCGAAATCCACGAGTTATCCGATCAGGAGAAGGTGAAGGTCGCAGTCATTAGTTTTGGGCCAGAGGAAGTCGATTGGTTCCGATGGAGCCACAACCGGAGACCCATCAATACTTAGGAGGAGCTGAAAAGAAGAATGTTCGAATATTACAAACCCACCGGAGAAGGAAGTTTAGGCGCGAGGTTGCTGAGAATAAAGCAAGATGGCTCATATTCAGACTACGTGAAGAAGTTCGTTACCTATTCGGAACCCCTACCCGATTTGGCCGAAGAAGTTCTCAAAGATGCCTTCATAAATGGGCTGGAACCAATGTTGAGGGCCGAAGTCATTAGTAGAAAGCCGATTACGCTAGAGGAATGTATGCACGTAGCCCAGCTGGTGAGCGACCGGAATGTGGCCCTGAAGTTGGCCTTAGCTGATCTGGGGGTAGTTGGGCCTGGCAAAAAAGAAGTCCACGTGAAGGAGAGACTGACGATGGAAAGGAAGAGCGGGAAAGCCTTGGAAGTGCAGGGGACCAAACGGATCACCTTGCTTGtgaaaaacaacttcataaAGAAGGATCCACCCATGAAACGCCTCTCCGATAGTGAGTTCCGAGAACGGTTGGACAAGGGACTCTGCTTCCGGTGTAATGAGAAATATGGACCAGGGCATCGATGCAAGACTAAGGAAAATCGAGAGTTGATGTTGTTTATCACCAATGAAAGAGAAGAGACAACAAGAGAAGAGGAGGAAAGGGAAAAGTTACGGGAAGAAGAAGAGCCGGAAACAGAGGAAACCACCGAAATAGCCTTGAGATCAATGTACGGCCTATACGTCCGAGGTATGACGAAGTTGAAAGGGAAGATGAGGGGGAAAGAAGTAGTGGTGCTAATCGAGGAGCAACACACAATTCCGTGCATCGAAGGTTAGTGGATGAGCTGGAATTACCAATGAATAAGAAGAGTTTCTCAGTGGTGATCGGCAATGGAGCGGCTATAAGAGGGGAGGGAGTATGCAAGGCAACTGAACTGAAGCTCCCCAACCTGAATGTTAAGGCAGATTTCTTGGCGATCGATTTGGGGCAGATGGACGTGGTGTTAGGGATTGCCTGGTTATGCACAACTGGTTTTATGGGAGTCCATTGGCCATCACTGACCATGTCGTTTTTGGCAGGGAATTCGCACGTCATGTTAAAGGGTGATCCATCTCTGACCAAAGCAGAGGTCTCATTCAAGGTGCTAACAAAATCTTGGGAGGAGGAAGACCAGGGATTCCTGGTGGAATTTCAGAACTATGAATGCGCTAGTGAGGAAGGGAAtgaggaaaaggaagaagtcgAAGAGTCCGGGGAACTTCCGGTCATGATTCGAGCCCTACTCG comes from the Benincasa hispida cultivar B227 chromosome 5, ASM972705v1, whole genome shotgun sequence genome and includes:
- the LOC120077932 gene encoding uncharacterized protein LOC120077932 isoform X2 — encoded protein: MASVAKLEELGTLGSQLLSGIQQGLELLRRPAINRTSKLIENVIETNNTESLRSYIEAGCINTHDAVQSTKKLHSCRVGLDDHLKKARSIIDKLERLLNDVNIALETENPPCSSTVSDEDLEFNEDEATVPNKKPDANEYALLMGIIKVMVKKNHRMQEKIISGLSLKSSSGELETYCLMWSLQPYIDDEIMHQAWKLV
- the LOC120077932 gene encoding uncharacterized protein LOC120077932 isoform X3, which gives rise to MEEVKFDLDSKEKIFEIFKEFMASVAKLEELGTLGSQLLSGIQQGLELLRRPAINRTSKLIENVIETNNTESLRSYIEAGCINTHDAVQSTKKLHSCRVGLDDHLKKARSIIDKLERLLNDVNIALETENPPCSSTVSDEDLEFNEDEATVPNKKPDANEYALLMGIIKVMVKKNHRMQIIETVNCCRRRLFQV
- the LOC120077932 gene encoding uncharacterized protein LOC120077932 isoform X1 produces the protein MEEVKFDLDSKEKIFEIFKEFMASVAKLEELGTLGSQLLSGIQQGLELLRRPAINRTSKLIENVIETNNTESLRSYIEAGCINTHDAVQSTKKLHSCRVGLDDHLKKARSIIDKLERLLNDVNIALETENPPCSSTVSDEDLEFNEDEATVPNKKPDANEYALLMGIIKVMVKKNHRMQEKIISGLSLKSSSGELETYCLMWSLQPYIDDEIMHQAWKLV